ACTTGATATAAAATCTACACCACAATCAGCATATTGCTTTGCCGTTTCTAAAGTAATGCCACCGCTGGATTCTGTGTAGCACTTCTGCCCTATCATGTCCACAGCTTTTTTGGTGTCTTGATAATTGAAATTGTCGAGCAAAATTCTATATACATTATCTTGTTTTAAAATCAATTCAACTTCTTCTATGTTTCTTGCTTCAACGATAATCTTTAAATCTAAATGATGTGTTTTTAAGTATTTGTGAGTTTTTTGAATAGCTTGAGCAATACCACCAGCAAAATCGATATGATTGTCTTTCAGCATAATCATATCATAAAGGGCAAAACGATGATTGACGCCACCGCCGATTTTTACTGCCCATTTTTCAAGGGCACGAATGCCTGGCGTGGTTTTTCGTGTATCTAAAATTTGAGTTTTTGTGTCTTTGAGTTGCTCAACAAATCTATGGGTTTTGGTTGCAATTGCACTCATACGTCGCATTGCGTTTAAAACCAAACGTTCAGATTTTAAGATGGATTGGCTTGAACCTGATACTGTAAATGCCACATCAGCATTATCAACTTTATCTCCATCATTAAGAAGTGTTTTAACTTCTAATTTAGCATCGACATAGTTAAAAACTTGTTTTGCAAAATCGATTCCTGCGATAACGCCATTGTCTTTGATTAGAAGTTGAGCTTTACCTTCAGCATCATTTGGAATACAAGCCAAAGACGAATAATCGCCATCGCCAACATCTTCTCTAACCGCATTTTCTATTATCAAATCAATTTCTTTTTGAAATTGTTTATCACTTATCATACAAAAACTTTTAGATTACAAAGTTAATGGAAATCTATTCAAAAAAATATAATATAAGTTACTAATCAAAGCATATTGATCAGACATTTAAAAATGCAAATTATCTTTTAAATCAATTTAGAATTGAGAGTTTGTTGAAAACACAATTTCTTTTTTTTGTATCAGGTATAATTTGGCATGTGCATTAGAATCTACTATATCCAATTGTTTAAATTGAGAAGGACTGACGTTCTTCAAATCTCTTTTTTTTATAATTAATGCAAATGGTTTTTGCGGTAAACTCTTTTGTTTAAAGGCTTTAATACTAATGTTTTTAATCTTTCCTTCACTATAAAACTGACTAGAATAGCTTTTTTTATTCAAATAATAAATTTTGTAGTCAGATAAGGTCTCATGATTTAAGATGTATTTGTCTGTTTTTGTGTAATATTTCACATCGCTGAACAACAGAAATATTGTTGTAGCAAAAACAATCAAAATTGGAAAAATAAGACTCAACCGAATGGCTAATTTTTTGTGATTGTAAGTTGGCCAATAATAGCTTATCAATAAAGCGATAGGAACTATTGACGGTAAAATATAAGTGTGGATCAAACTGCTTGAAAAGGTAAAGAAAAAAGGCGTCCACAATAACCAAAGCAAAAGAAAGCTTACCCATTTGTTTTGTAGGATTTGTCTTTTAGATTCCCAAAGTTTTACAGCCAAAATCTGTATCCAAGGAAACGCAAACGCAAATAAAAAAACCCATATTATACCCAAGGCTTGTGTTTTGGCAAAACCGTACTTATCACCTTCCCAACCGTCTGAGTCAAAAAAACGCTTAAAATGCTCGCCAATGATAAAATATTCAAGAAAACCTTTTGTTTCTTGCTCTGCTAGATAATACCAAGGAACTGCTATGAGTAGCATCAATAAAAGTCCTGAAATTAATGGCGTATTTTTAAAAAAAATTTTGAGTAACTAATCAGTCCGCAAATTAGCAATAATATTTAGTGTAGATAAAACTGATTGCTGATTTTTTAAACAAGAATCTGTTACAGATCTAAGTATGGCAAAGTTATCACAGCCCTGTTCTGATCTAAATTGTCCAGAGATTTTCTGTTTTACTTTTATATTTCTTATTGCTCTTTCAGAGGCGTTGTTATCTGGAGGTACATCCAGATGATAGAGGAATGTAAAGATATAGTTCCTGTATTTTATAAGTCTTTTTTTAAAAGTTATTAATTCTTTATGTTCTTTTGGCGGATCATGATTTAAGATGATATCCATTCTTTTTTCTATACTTTTCTTTATTGGACAATCCTTGTTAAAGGCTATATCTTTTATATTTTTCTTAAAGTTGATGGCTTTTAAAAATAAGTTTTTGCAAGCTCTACTCCATTTATGATCGCATTTTCAGTTAGATAGTTTAAATCCCGAAGTAAATGTGCCATGCAAATTTGGTGTGATTGAGCGTTGGTATTGAAATGACTCTTCCAACAATCGTGCACTAACACAGCATTTTCAAAACCATTTTCAAAGGTTTGTTCTATACTTTTTTGTCCTCTATTATCAGTTATGGTAATAAAGGTTGCTTTTTCATTTTGCCATGTCCACGCCCAGTTTTTGTCTCCTGATACTTTTACTCTGTTTCATCGCTACCGATAGGTGATTTTGAGTTTGCTATTTCTTGTTTTATCAGATTATATGCAGGTTCAGCTTTAGTGACAAGTTTGTTTAATAAATAGTGTATTCCTCCTTCACTTATAGGAATATTAAAAACCGTATTGAACATTTCTTGCATTCTCTTAAAAGGCAAGTATTGTCTGGTATGAAAATATCCTATTAAACTTTCAATATTATTCCCATAGCTTACGGGTGCATTTGCTTGTGATGGATAGTCGCTTTTTGTTTCACAACCGCAAGGACAAACTTTTTTATAAACCTTGTGTTCTGTGACTTTTATTTTTATTTCAGGGATGTCAAATACCTGTCGACTTCCTGCATATTGATGTGGAAGTGATGAAAGGTCGTTTCCACAACAGTTACAATAATCTGGTATGTGTTCTTCTGTAACATCAGGTATCTCAACCATCTTCAAAGTATTGCCTTTTCTTCCTGTTTGCCCACCTGGCTTACGCCCTGTCTTTATTCTTAGGCTTTTCCTCTTTGGTCTATTTTCATCCTTTGAGGGTGGTATGGAGCTATTATTACTGTTTTTTGGAGTTTCATATTTGGTAAGTCGTGCTTTAAGTTGACTATTTTCTAATTCTAAAGCAATTAGCTTTTTAGAAAGTTCTTCTACCTTCTGCAAGAGTGATTCTATAAGCTTATCCTTTTCCAACTTTTTTTCTTACAAATGTAGGGTGGTATGTTTGTAACAAACAAATTATTAACCAATTAGTTATCAATCCAAAAAGTTAAAAATGTTGATAAAGGTCTGATTTTTAAAATCAAGCTCTAATGAGTGGCTTATTTGAAATTTTTTTTAAAAAATTGAAATAAGCACAAAGAAAATATATGCTCAGTTTGTATTATCCAAAATTTATAGTCTTATTTTTGACACTGATTAGTTACCCTTCAATAAATATAACTCACGTTAAATAAATACAACTTTTAAATTTGGCTTAAAAATATATTTTTTTTTTTTTTTAAAAATTGGATGATATGTTTTTTTATAATAAATTTGACACGGTATTAATAACAAATAATTAAAATTATAACATATTAAATACCGAAAACTTAAATATATGTCTGTCAGATTAAAAAAACAAATTCATGAAAACTTCAAATCACAACAACAGCAAAAATTCCCTTTGGGTAAGTAAATCCTTAAGTAAAACTTTTTTTATTTTAATAACATTATTGGCTTTTGTCATTAGTTCATGTAGTAGCAGTGACGATGAAAACGATGATAATGGAGGCGGTGATGTACCAGTAGTAGATGATAGTGGTATCTTAGAAAACCTCCGTATTACCAATCTTGATTCTAATACATTCCCATGGAATAGTGCACAATCTCTCACTAACGAATGTAGCCTCATCAGTTTGACTAATGGCAAAACAAAACGTTGGGATATTGAGGGTCAAGGTCTTATCCCTGTAAAAATCAACAACCTTTCATCTGTACCACAAGCTTTAGATCTGATAGAAGAAAACTTGGGAATGCCGTTGTTTGACAGAACAAGCATAGCCAACACGCCAGATGAAGATATTACACAAGGTATCGTTTTTGGTGCTGAAGAAGAAGTCGGTTCATATAGTTACCAGTTTAATAATAGTTCTGGTTGTGGTGATGTTTCGTTTAAAGCCACCACAGAATATCTCAGTCAAGATTTTGAATTAGAGTACGATGTTGATGGAAATATCGTTGGGTATGATTATCCAGTATTGGGGCAAGCTTATGATGTTAATGGCACTGCTGTGGGCAATGTTTTGGACGGCTCGCCTTACATTTTTGATAACAACAATGTAGTTGTCGGCATCTTAGCTCAAGAAAGTCAACTGCTCTACGATATCAATGGAAAAGCCATTTGCACATCACTCTCAGGAAGTCCACTATTTGATGCAAATGAAACCGCTATTGGTACCACTGTAGAAGGTAGCGAGGACGGTTTTTTTAGCCTTGATAGTCAAAAAAATTATGGATATTATGACGCCTCAGGACGCATCAATGGGGTTATTTTAGTACGTCTTGATACCATGCAGTGTGAATTCAGCAGTGATGAAGATGAAATAGAAATGATTGTCAACAAGTTGGGATATGCTTTGGGTATGGGCACCAATTTTGACGGGTTTGGTAGTTTTAATGCATCAGGGAATTTTGATATCAATGCCAACTTTTGGAATGTACTCAATACCTTGTATCACAATCCTATAGGAAGCGATGAAGATTCTGTGGTTATTTATAAGCTTAATTAGGTAGTTTGTCATTCCGTTTGTCATTCCGTTTGTCATTCCGACGATCGGTTGTCATTCCGACGGCAGGAGGAATCTCTCTTTCACGTATTGGGGTTCGGTTCACTGAAAGATTCCTCTACCGAGACTTCGGTATCAGAATGACAAGGGGTTTGTCATTCCGACGATCGGTTGTCATTCCGACGGCAGGAGGAATCTCTCTCTCACGTATTGGTTTTCATTTCACTGAAAGATTCCTCTACCGAGACTTCGGTATCAGAATGACAAGGGAATGTCATTCCGACGGCAGGATGTCATTCCGACGGAAGGAGGAATCTTTCTCACGTATTGGTTTTCATTTCACTGAAAGATTCCTCTACCGAGACTTCGGTATCAGAATGACAAGGGAATGTCATTCCGATACCGAAGCATCGTCACTGTGTTTATCTTTGAATGACTATTGTTAGGCTTTGTTTGGGGTGAGAAGTGTTAGGCTGTTGCTGGTCTAAGTATAGTTTTCAACGTTTGTTGATAACTAAATTTGGTATGCTCTATTCTATTTTATATTTTTGGATATCGATAATACGGAAATATCGGTTTTAATACCAGCTCAAAAATATGAATACAGGCTAATCCTCATTCTTTTTTTGAGCTTTTTTTATTTTTTTTGAGTAAATATTTCACAATAAATCGGCTTTTTTAATACTTATATTTAATATTTTTTTAATATTTTTTGCATATTTTGAATCCATAAAATGTAAGTTTCATTTTTTTTTATTAACTTTTTTATTCAATATGAGCATTTTTTTTAGGGTTTACCCCGATATACCTATGTTTTTATCTGCTCAAATGCATAATTTGGGTTCAAATTGATTTTAAAAAAAAAGCTGTAGCGACAAATTTTAAAACCACCTTAGGTTTTGAGTAAAACCACCTTAGGTTTTGATCATAACCTAAGCAGGAAATTGAAGAAACCTGCGGTTGTTTTTGTGATAAATCTTTAGATTTTACAAAAAAAAACCTTGGTTCACGGAAAAAACCAAGGTTTTAATACAAGCTTAAAACTTATGAATA
This genomic window from Flavobacterium sp. CS20 contains:
- the nadC gene encoding carboxylating nicotinate-nucleotide diphosphorylase, which gives rise to MISDKQFQKEIDLIIENAVREDVGDGDYSSLACIPNDAEGKAQLLIKDNGVIAGIDFAKQVFNYVDAKLEVKTLLNDGDKVDNADVAFTVSGSSQSILKSERLVLNAMRRMSAIATKTHRFVEQLKDTKTQILDTRKTTPGIRALEKWAVKIGGGVNHRFALYDMIMLKDNHIDFAGGIAQAIQKTHKYLKTHHLDLKIIVEARNIEEVELILKQDNVYRILLDNFNYQDTKKAVDMIGQKCYTESSGGITLETAKQYADCGVDFISSGALTHSVHNMDMSLKAI
- a CDS encoding transposase — its product is MNFKKNIKDIAFNKDCPIKKSIEKRMDIILNHDPPKEHKELITFKKRLIKYRNYIFTFLYHLDVPPDNNASERAIRNIKVKQKISGQFRSEQGCDNFAILRSVTDSCLKNQQSVLSTLNIIANLRTD
- a CDS encoding IS66 family transposase zinc-finger binding domain-containing protein, with the protein product MEKDKLIESLLQKVEELSKKLIALELENSQLKARLTKYETPKNSNNSSIPPSKDENRPKRKSLRIKTGRKPGGQTGRKGNTLKMVEIPDVTEEHIPDYCNCCGNDLSSLPHQYAGSRQVFDIPEIKIKVTEHKVYKKVCPCGCETKSDYPSQANAPVSYGNNIESLIGYFHTRQYLPFKRMQEMFNTVFNIPISEGGIHYLLNKLVTKAEPAYNLIKQEIANSKSPIGSDETE